In the Phenylobacterium soli genome, GGTGACCTTGCCCGGCATGGGCGCGCGGACCTGGGCCTCGCCGTCGCCGCCCTCGGCCGCATCGGCGCTCGGCGGATGGTCGGAGAAGGCGAAGGCCTCGCCGGCCTCGAAGACCACGATGTGGTTGTCGTCGGTGATCAGGACCGAACGCGGCTGCAGGTCCTCCGCCGCCCTGGCCATGACCGAGCGGCCGTTCAGGAACAGGCGCACGGCGTTGGCCGGCTCGGCGTTCAGGCGGAAGCCGGCGAGCTCGCGCCAGGGCGAGGGCTGGGGTTCGGCCACCGCGTCCTCGACCGCCAGCATGGCCCCGCCGGCCGCGGCGGACAGGGCCGCGGCGCTGGGCTCCGGCTCGGCGGTGAGGGTGTCGAGGTTGCGTTCGATGAAGCCGGTGTCGACGTCGCCGGCGATGAAGTCCGGGCTCTCGAGGCAGCGGCCGAGGAAGCCGGCGTTGGTCTTCACCGGGAACACCTCGACCTCGTCGCAGGCCTCGCAGAGCTCGGTGATCGCGCCCTCGCGGGTCGGGGCGTAGGCGATCAGCTTGGCGATCATCGGATCGTAGAAGGGGGTGACCTCGCCCTCCTCCTCCACGCCCGGATCGACGCGCACGCTGACCGGCAGGCGGAAGTGCTCGAGCCGGCCGGTGGACGGCAGGAACTTTCCGCCGGCGGTGGCCTCGGCGTAGAGGCGGGCCTCCACCGCATGGCCGGTCAGGCGGATCTCGTCCTGGCGCAGGGGCAGGGGCTCGCCGGCGGCGACGCGCAGCTGCCATTCCACGAGGTCGAGGCCGGTGACCATCTCGGTGACCGGATGCTCCACCTGCAGGCGGGTGTTCATCTCCATGAACCAGATGCGGTCCGGCTTCAGGCCCTCGCTGGCGTCGGCGATGAACTCGACGGTGCCGGCCCCCACATAGCCCACGGCCTGGGCGGCCTTGACCGCCGCGGCGGTGACGGCGGCGCGGGTCGCCTCGTCCATGCCGGGCGCGGGCGCCTCCTCGATGACCTTCTGGTGGCGGCGCTGCAGCGAGCAGTCGCGCTCGAACAGGTGGACAGTCTCGCCGGTGCTGTCGGCGAACACCTGGACCTCGATGTGGCGCGGCCGGGTGACATAGGTCTCCAGCAGCACGCGGTCGTCGCCGAAGGCGGCCTTGGCCTCTCGGCGGGCGCTCGTCAGCGCGTCGGCGAAGTCCTCGGCGCGGTCGACCCGGCGCATGCCCTTGCCGCCGCCGCCGGCCACCGCCTTGATCAGCACCGGGAAGCCGATGCGGGCGGCCTCGCGGGCGAGCGTCTCCGGGCTCTGGTCCTCACCGAGATAGCCCGGCGTCACCGGCACCCCGGCCTTGTCCATCAGCGCCTTGGCGGCGTCCTTCAGGCCCATGGCGCGGATCGCGGCAGGCGGCGGACCGACCCAGATCAGGCCCGCGGCGGTCACCGCCTCGGCGAATTCGACGTTCTCCGACAGGAAGCCGTAGCCCGGATGGATCGCCTCCGCGCCGGCGGCTTTCGCCGCGGCGATGATCTTCTCCGGGACGAGGTAGCTCTCGCGCGCCGCGGCCGGGCCGATGCAGACCGCCGCGTCGGCCTCACGCACGTGCAGGGCCTCGGCGTCGGCCTCCGAATAGACGGCCACCGTGGAGAGCCCGAGGCGGCGCGCGGTGGCGAAGACGCGGACGGCGATCTCGCCGCGGTTGGCGACCAGCAGGGATTTGAACATCGCGGTCTTGGGTCCTCAGTGCATGGTCGCCAGGCCCACCATCACCAGGGCGCCGATGAGGACGGCGACGGCGACGGAGGAGCCGAAGAACAGGAAGGTCATGCGCGCCAGCGTCCCGACGACGCCGCTGCGGTAGGTGCCGCGCATGTGGAAGAAGAGGTGGACCGGCGCCAGCCACAGGATCTGCCAAGCCGCGTCGGTGAGCATGCCGAGCAGGAAGCCGGCCGTCACCAGCAGCCCCTGGAACGACAGGGAGTGCATCGAGAAGATCAGGTGGTCGAAGACGTAGACGTCCTTCTTGAAGGCGAAGGCGAGCGTCAGCAGCAGGGCGGCGACCGGCAGCATCAGGACCGCGAAGCGGTGGCCCCACTGTTCCACCGCGGTCATCAGCGCCTCAGGGTCTTCCAGGGCGTGCTTCACCTTGGCCGTCCAGTAGGCGTTCGTGCCCTTGTCGGCCGTGATGTCGAGGTTGATGTCCTTGGCTTGGAGGTGCGTGGCCTTCTCGCCCAGCGCCGACTCCAGGTTGGCCTTCTGCTCGGGCGTCAGCTTGGCCTGCACCTGCGGGTCGCCCAGCGTCGCCAGCTTGAACTTCTGGTGCGAGGCGCCGAGGTTCAGGCCGCCGGCGAAGAACACCAGCAGCAGCACCACGAGGAACAGCCGGAACGGCGGGATCTGCGAGGCCCGGTGCCCGTCGAGGTAGTCGCGGGTCAGCTGGCCGGGCTTGAGGAACAGCCGGGGCAGGGTCTGCCAGAAGCGGCCGTCGAAGTGGGTGAGGCCCTCGACGGCCTCGGCGGCCAGATGCCAGATGGAGCGATGGAACGCCTCGCCCTTCTGGCCGCAGGCATGGCACCAGGGTCCCTGCAGGGGCGTGCCGCAGTTGGGGCAGGGCGTTCCTGGCGGCAGGGCGTGCTTGGAGGCGCGGCCGATCTCGCCGGCGATGGCGTCGGCGGTGGCGGCGTCGAGTTCGGGAGCGCCCAGACCCATCGACCTACATCCGGAAGACGCCGAAGCGCGTCTCGGGAACCGGCGCGTTCAGCGAGGCGGAGATGGAGAGGCCGAGCACGTCGCGGGTCTGGGCCGGGTCGATGACCCCGTCGTCCCACAGGCGCGCGGTGGCGAAGTAGGGATTGCCCTCGTCCTCGTACTTCTGGCGGACGGGCGCCTTGAAGGCTTCCTCCTCCTCGGGGCTCCACTTGCCGGCGTCGCGGTGCACGGTCGCCAGCACCGAGGCGGCCTGCTCGCCGCCCATCACCGAGATGCGGCTGTTGGGCCAGGTCCACAGGAAGCGCGGCGAATAGGCCCGGCCGCACATGCCGTAGTTGCCGGCCCCGAACGAGCCGCCGATCAGGACGGTGAACTTCGGCACATTGGCGCTGGCGACGGCGGTGACCAGCTTGGCGCCGTCCTTGGCGATGCCGCCGGCCTCGTACTTGCCGCCGACCATGAAGCCCGAGATGTTCTGCAGGAAGACGAGCGGGATCTTCCGCTGGCAGGCGAGCTCGATGAAGTGGGCGCCCTTCAGCGCGCTCTCGGAAAAGAGGACGCCGCTGTTGGCGAGGATCGCCACCGGGTAGCCCCAGATCCGCGCGAAGCCGGTGACCAGGGTGGTGCCGTAGAGCGGCTTGAACTCGTGGAACTCCGAGCCGTCGACGATCCGGGCGATCACCTCGCGCACCTCGTAGGGCGCGCGCACGTCGGTCGGCACGATGCCGTAGAGCTCTTCCGGATCGTAGGCCGGCGGCCGGGCCTCGGCGAGGTCGAGGTCGACGCGCTTCACGGTGTTCAGGTTGGCGACGATCGAGCGGACGATCGAGAGCGCGTGCTCGTCGTCGTTCGCCACGTGGTCGACCACGCCGGAGCGGCGGCCGTGGGTGTCGGCGCCGCCGAGCTCCTCCGCCGAGATGACCTCGCCGGTCGCGGCCTTCACCAGCGGCGGGCCGCCGAGGAAGATCGTCCCCTGGCCCTTCACGATGACGGTCTCGTCGCTCATCGCCGGGACGTAGGCGCCGCCGGCGGTGCAGGAGCCCATCACGCAGGCGATCTGGGCGATGCCCTCGGCGCTCATCCGCGCCTGGTTGTAGAAGATGCGGCCGAAGTGCTCGCGGTCGGGGAAGACCTCGGCCTGGTGCGGCAGGTTCGCGCCGCCGCTGTCCACCAGATAGACGCACGGCAGGCGGTTCTGCAGGGCGATCTCCTGGGCCCGCAGGTGCTTCTTCACCGTGATCGGGTAGTAGGCGCCGCCCTTCACCGTGGCGTCGTTGGCGACGATCATCACCTCGCGGCCGGAGACGCGGCCGATGCCGGTGATGATGCCGGCCGCGGGGGCCTCGTCGTCGTGCATGCCGAAGGCGGCGAGCTGGCCGACCTCCAGGAACGGCGCGCCGGGATCGAGCAGGCGCATCACCCGGTCGCGCGGCAACAGCTTGCCGCGGCTCTCGTGGCGGTCGCGCGAGGCCTTGGGCCCGCCCAGCGCCGCCTCGCCAGCCCGCTGGCGCAGCTCCTCGACGAGGGCGCGGTTGACCTTCTCGTTCGTCGCGAAGCCGTCGGCGCTGGGGTCGACGGTCGTGGCGAGCTTCCTCATTCGCAAATATCCCCGATCAGGCCCCCGCGCGGCCGGAGCCGCCGCGCGCTAGGCGGTCTTTTCCAGCACAAGGTCGAGTTCTGCAATCATTGCCTCGCGCATGGCGAACTTTTGCACCTTGCCCGTGACCGTCGTGGGGAAAGATTCCACGAACTTCACGTACCGTGGAATCTTGTAGTGGGCGATCTGGTCCTTGCAGAAGGCTCGCACCTCGTCCTCCGTCAGCGCGGCGCCGGGCCTGACCACGATCCAGGCGACCAGCTCCTCGCCGAAGCGGGTGTCGGGCACGCCGACCACCTGCACGTCCTGGACGGCCGGGTGGCGATAGAGGAACTCCTCGATCTCGCGGGGATAGATGTTCTCGCCGCCGCGGATGACCATGTCCTTGATGCGGCCGACGATGTTGCAGTAGCCGCCCTCGTCGATGGTCGCGAGGTCGCCGGTGTGCATCCAGCCGGCGCGGTCCAGGGCTTCGGCGGTGCGCTCCGGATCGTCCCAGTAGCCGAGCATCACCGAATAGCCGCGGGTGCAGAGTTCGCCCGGCTCGCCGCGCGGCACGATGCGGCCCTCGAGATCGACGACCTTCACCTCCAGGTGTGGCTGGATGCGGCCGACGGTCGAGACCCGCCGCTCCAGCGGATCGTCGGTCGAGGACTGGAAGCTGACGGGCGAGGTCTCGGTCATGCCGTAGGCGATGGTCACCTCCGGCATGTGCATCCGGGAGACCACCTCTTTCATCACCTCGATGGGGCAGGGCGAGCCGGCCATGATGCCGGTGCGCAGGGACGAGAGGTCGAAGCGCCCGAACTCGGCATGGCCCAGCATGGCAATGAACATGGTCGGTACGCCGTAGAGCACGGCGCAGCGCTCCGCCTCGACGGTCTGAAGCACCGCGAGGGGCTCGAAGGCCTCGGCCGGATAGACCACGCAGGCCGCGTGGGTCAGGCAGCCCAGGTTGGCCATCACCATGCCGAAGCAGTGGTAGAGCGGCACCGGCGCGCAGAGCTTCTCGCCCGGCTGCAGGCCGATCGCCTCGCCGACGAAGAAGCCGTTGTTGAGGATATTGTGGTGGCTGAGCGTGGCGCCCTTCGGAAAGCCGGTGGTGCCGCTGGTGAACTGGATGTTGATCGGATCGTCGAACTGCAGGCGTGCGCCGATCTCGGCGAGGCGTGCGCGGTGTTGGTCGCCGCCGGCCGTCAGGACCTCGGCGAAGGGCAGGCAGCCGGCGTGCGCCGCCTCGCCAAGCGTGATGACGAGCGTCAGGTGCGGCAGCCGCCGGGCGGCAAGCCGCCCGGGTTGGGCGCCGGCCAGCTCGGGGGCGAGCTCGCGCAGCATGCCCACATAGTCGCTGGTCTTGTGGCTGGGCGCCGTGATCAGCGCGCGGCACGCCACCTTGTTGAGCGCGTACTCGGCCTCGCTCGTCCGATAGGCCGGGTTGATGTTCACGAGGATGAGCCCGGCCTTGGCGGTGGCGTACTGGGTGACCAGCCATTCCCAGCAGTTGGCGGCCCAGATCCCGATCCGGTCGCCGGGCTCCAGCCCCAGCGCCAGCAGGCCGGCGGCGAACGCGTCGACCCGGTCCTTCAGCTCGGCGTAGGTCCAGCGGATCTGCTGATGGCGCGAGATCAGCGCCGGCCGGTCGGGATGGCCCGCCGCCACGGCGTCGAAATAGGCCCCGATCGTCTGGCCGATCAGCGGCCTGTCGCTCACCCCGCTCACGTACGAGAGCTCGGGCATGGCGTTCCTCCCCTTGTTGGTCGCCAGCCTATCCCAGCCCTCAGCGCCCGCGAAGGGTTGGCTCCCCCAGCGGCAGGCGCCATTGATGCCGGCGCATGAGCGAAACCTTCCCTGAAATCCGCGACGCGGTGCGCAAGCTCTGCGCCCGTTTCCCCGGCCAGTACTGGCGCGAACTCGACCGCGAGCGCGCCTATCCCACCGAATTCGTCCGGGCCCTGACCGAGGCCGGCTTCCTCTCGGTGCTGATCCCGGAGGAGTACGGCGGCTCGGGGCTGGGCCTTCGCGCCGCGACGGCGGTGCTGGAGGAGATCCACCGCTCGGGCTGCAACGGCGGCGCCTGCCATGCCCAGATGTATACCATGGGCACCATCCTGCGGCACGGCAGCCCGGCGCAGAAGGAAGCCTACCTGCCGAAGATCGCCACGGGCGAGCTGCGCCTCCAGGCCTTCGGCGTTACCGAGCCCGACGCCGGCACCGACACCACCCGCATCACCACCTTCGCGAAGAAAGTGGGGGACAAGTACGTGGTCTCGGGCCGCAAGATCTGGATCAGCCGGGCCGAGCACTCCGACCTGATGGTCCTGCTCTGCCGCACCACGCCGCGCGACCAGGCGAAGAAGCCGTCCGACGGCATGAGCGTGCTGATCGTCGACATGAAGCAGGCCGTCGGCGCCGGTCTGACCATCCGGCCCGTGCGGACCATGCTGAACCACGCCACCACCGAGCTGTTCTTCGAGGACCTCGAGGTGCCGGCCGAGAACCTGGTCGGCGAGGAGGGCAAGGGCTTCAAGTACATCCTCGACGGCATGAACGCCGAACGGATCCTGATCGCCAGCGAGTGCATCGGCGACGCGAGGTTCTTCATCGACCGCGCCTCCGCCTACGCCAAGGAGCGCAAGGTCTTCGGCCGCCAGATCGGCGAGAACCAGGGCGTCCAGTTCCCGATCGCGCGGGCCTATGTGCAGATGACCGCCGCCGCCCACATGGTCGACGACGCCGCCGCCAAGTTCGAGGCCGGCGTTCCCTGCGGCGCCGAGGCCAACATGGCCAAGCTCACCGCCTCGGAGGCGAGCTGGTACGCGGCCGACATGTGCTTGCAGACCCACGGCGGCTTTGGCTTCGCCGAGGAGTTCGACATCGAGCGCAAGTTCCGCGAGACGCGCCTCTACCAGGTGGCGCCGATCTCCACGAACCTGATCCTTTCCCACGTGGCCACCCACGTCCTCGACCTGCCCAAGTCATTCTAGGCCGAAGAGCTTCTGATGCCCGAGACCCTCAAGATCAGCGAGCCCGCGCCCGGCGTCGTCGTCGTGGCGTTCAACCGGCCGGACGTCGCCAACGCCCTCTCCACCCAGATGGGCCTGGAGCTCCTGGAGACCTGGGCCGCGCTCAAGACCCGCGCCGACGTGCGCTGCGTGGTGCTGACCGGCGAGGGCCGCCACTTCCAGGCCGGGGCGGACCTGAAGGAGCGCAACGGCATGACCGACGAGGCCTGGGCCGAGCAGCACAGGATCTTCGAGGCCATGATCCGCGCCCAGCTCGCCGTCGACGTGCCGGTGATCGCCGCGGTCAACGGGGCGGCCATGGGCGGCGGCTGCGAGATGACGCTCGCCTGCGACTTCGCCTACGCCGCCGACAATGCGCGCTTCGGCCTGCCCGAGGTGGGACTCGGCATCATGCCGGGGCTCGGCGGCACCCAGCTCCTGACCCGCCAGGCCGGCGAGCGGCGGGCGATCGAGATCCTCACCACCGGCCGGCCGCTCACCGCCGAGGAGGCGCGCGAGGCCGGCATCGTCAACAAGGTGGTTCCGGCCGACCAGCTGATGGCCGCGGTGCTGGAGACCGCCCAGAAGATCGCGGCCAACGCGCCGCTGTCGGTGAAGGCGCTCAAGCACGTGGTCCACGAGGGCGCCGCCATGGACCTCGCCGCCGCCATGGAGCTGGAGCTCTCGCACTATAACCGGCTGTTCAAGACCGCCGACCGCCGCGAGGGCGTGGCGAGCTTCAACGAGAAACGGACGCCGGCCTTCAAGGGGGAGTGATGCGGCGATGGGTTGGACGCGGCGAGCGGTGGGAGCGGCCGGCTTCGGCCTGGCGGCGTCGGCGGCCGTGAGCGCCCGGGCCGCCGCCGATCCGCTGTCCGGCGCGGCCCTCTACGCCGACGTGAAGGCCTATGCGGCCCTCGGCGAGCACCGGACCGGCACGGCCGGCGACCAGGCCTGCACGGCGTGGCTCGAACGGGCCCTGAAGCGCGAGGGCTATGCGGTCGAGCGCCAGGGCTTCGACTATCCGGTGTTCGACCTCGAGGCCGCGACCGTCACGGTCGATGGGGCGAGCGTTCCGGCCTTTCCGCTCTGGACGCCGGCGGCGGGGCAGGCGTCGGCGCGGATCACGGCCGAGCCGGCCCGCGGCGCGATCGCGGTGCTGCGCTTCCCGTTCGGCACGGGCCACGCCCTCGAGGTCTCCCAGGCCTGGCGCAAGCCGGTCGAGGCCGCCATCGCGGCCGGCGCCAGCGGCGTGGTGGCGGTCACGGAGAACCCGCTTGGCGAGCTCGTGGCCTTCAACTGCGCCCCCAAGCAGCCGGCCTGGCCGGTTCCGGTGGTGGCGGTCGCCGCCCGCAGCGCCGCCCTCCTGGCGACTGGATCTGAGGGCCGCATCTCGATAGCCGGCGCGATGCGTCAGGGCCGCGCCGAGAACCTGGTCGCCCGACGTCCGGGAACGGGCAAGCCGCTGATCGTCTCGACGCCCAAGAGCGGCTGGTTCGAATGCGCCGGCGAGCGGGGCTCGGGGATCGCGATCTGGCTCGGCCTCGCGCGCCGCCTGGCGGCCACGGACCGCAACCTCGTCTTCATGGCCGCCTCGGGCCACGAGTTCGACGGCTACGGCGGCCATCTCTTCGCCGAGCATCTGGCGCCCGGGCCCGCGGAGGCGCGCGGCTGGGTGCACATCGGCGCCAATGTGGCGAGCTACGACTTCGCCCTCGCGGACGGCAGGATCACCCGCCTCGACCATCCGCAGGTCAGCCGCCTGGCGGCGGCGAGCGAGGCCCTGCTGCCGGTGGCGCGCAAGGCCTTCGCGGGCCAGCTCAAGTACGAGGCGCCGATCGACATCGACAAGGAGCGCGCGCCCGGCGAGATCGCCGAATACCAGCGGCGCGGCTACGCGCCGCTCTTCAGCCTCGTCGGCAGCCACGTCCTGCACCACACCCGCCGCGACCTGCCCGACGTGACCTCGCCGGCGATGCTGGAGCCGGTCGCCCGCGGCCTTGCGGCGGTGGTCGAGGCGATCTAGTCGCCGCCCTTGGTGCGGTAGTCGCCGAAGTCGCCGTCGCGGGCGTCCAGCGCCTGGCGGACGCCGTCGCGGAAGCGGGCGAAGGTCTCGCGGCTGGAGGGCGTGGTGAGGGCCAGCGCCTGGATCTCGGTGCCGGCGCGGATGGCTGCGCGCAGGCCCATGATCTCCATCGCCCGGTGCACCGAGCGCTTGTTCATCTGCTGCACGTCGGTGGGGATCTTGGCGACGCGTTCGGCCATGGCCAGCACCTCGGCCTCCAGCCGCTCGGCGGGGAAGGCGCGGTTGGCGAAGCCGACGCGGACGGCCTCTTGGCCGTCGATGGCGTCGCCGGTCAGCATCATCTCCATGGCGGGCCTGAGGCCGCAGAGCCAGGCGTGGAACTGGTTGTCCGGCGGGCTCATCATGCGCACCGGCGGGTAGCCGATCTGGGCGTCTTCGGCGACGTAGACCAGGTCGCAGGCGGTCGCGAGCTCGGAGCCGCCCGCCAGGCACCAGCCGTGGACCTGGGCGATGACCGGCTTAGCCAGGTCCCAGATCCGGAAGCAGCCCTCGACCACGTGGCGGGCCCACTGGCCGGCGCCCGCCGCGGTCTGAAAGGGGTAGGGCTCGGCCGCGCCGCCGCCGAGATCGTAGCCGGCCGAGAAGCACGCCCCGGCGCCCCGCAGGATCATCACCCGGATCTGCGGATCGCGGTCGGCGGCCTCCAGTCCCTCGAGCAGCTGGGCCCGCAGGCTGTTGGAGAGGGCGTTGCGCTTCTCCGGCCGGTTCAGCGTGAAGCGCCGCACGTGCGGCGCGGGTTCGTCGACGAGCAGGATGTCCATGGCCGTCCTCCCTTTTGCCCGAGCTTGCGCCGATGTCGCGGCGGCAGGGAAGCGCTGGAGCCGCGGCGCCCTTTCGCGCTAGTCAGGGCGGGATGAAGATGCCCGTCCCGGACGCCGACCTGATCGCCCGCAAGGGGGAGATCGTGAGGGCGCTGCGCAAGATCGTGCCCGGCGAGGGAGTGGTCGCCGACCCCGACGGGCTGGTCCCCTTCGAGTCGGACGGCCTCTCGGCCTATCGGCAGACGCCGATCGCGGTGGTGCTGCCCGAGACCACGGAGCAGGTCAGCCATGTGCTCAAGTGGTGCCAGGCCAACGGGGTCAAGGTGGTGCCGCGCGGCGCCGGCACCTCGCTCTCCGGCGGCTCCCTGCCGCTCACCGACGGCATCGTGCTCGGCATGGCCAAGTTCAACCAGATCCTGGAGGTGGACTACGCCAACCGCTGCGCGGTGGTTCAGCCGGGGGTGACCAACCTCGCCATCACCGGCGCGGTCCAGGCGCAGGGCTTCTATTACGCGCCCGACCCCTCCAGTCAGATCGCCTGCACGATCGGCGGCAACGTGGCCGAGAACTCCGGGGGGGTGCACTGCCTGAAGTACGGCCTGACGACCAACAACCTGCTCGGCGTCGAGATGGTGCTGATGGACGGCGAGGTCGTGCGCCTCGGCGGCCGCGGCTACGACGCCGCCGGCTACGACCTCCTGGGCCTGGTCACGGGTTCCGAAGGCCTGCTGGGCGTCGTCACCGAAGTCACGGTGCGCATCCTGCCGACCCCACCGGTGGCCAAGGCCCTGCTGCTCGGCTTCCCCTCGGTGGAGGCGGCCGGCGCGACGGTCGGCGACATCATCGCCGCGGGGGTCATCCCGGCCGGCCTGGAGATGATGGACAAGCCCGCGATCCAGGCCGCCGAGGCCTTCGTCCACGCCGGCTACCCGACCGAGGCCGAGGCCCTGCTGATCGTCGAATTGGACGGTCCGGAGGCCGAGTGCGCCGAACTGGCCGGCCACGTGAAGGCCCTGGCCCAGGCGCGCGGCGCCGACTTCATCCGCGTCAGCCGCGACGAGGCCGAGCGTCTCGCCTTCTGGGCCGGGCGCAAGGCGGCCTTCCCGGCGGTCGGGCGGCTCTCGCCGGACTATTACTGCATGGACGGCACCATCCCGCGCCGCCAGCTGCCGCAGGTCCTCACGCGCATCAACGCGCTCTCCCGCCAATACGGCCTGGGCGTCGCCAACGTCTTCCACGCCGGCGACGGCAACCTGCACCCGCTAATCCTCTACGACATCGAGAAGGACGGCGAACTCGAGAAGGCCGAGGCCTTCGGGGCTGACATCCTCAAGCTCTGCGTCGAGGTCGGCGGAGTGCTGACCGGCGAGCACGGCGTCGGCGTCGAGAAGCGGGACCTGATGGGCGAGATGTTCGACGACACCGACCTCGCCTGCCAGCAGCGGGTCAAGTGCGCCTTCGATCCCGACGCCCTGCTCAACCCCGGTAAGGTCTTCCCGGTCCTGCACCGCTGCGCCGAGCTCGGCCGCATGCACGTGCACCGCGGCAAGATCGCCTTCCCCGAGCTTCCCAGGTTCTGATGCTCGACACCCCCACCCGCATGGAGACGCCGGGCACGCCCGAAGAGGTGCTGGAGATCCTCGCCGACTGCGCCGCCAAGGCGCGGCCGATCGAGGTCATGGGCGGCGGCACCAAGCGCGGCGTCGGCCGCGTCGAGGGCGCGGTCCTGACGCTCAGCACCAAGGCGCTGGACTCCGTGCTCGACTACCAGCCGGAGGAGCTGGTGCTCACCGCCCGGCCGGGCGCCGGGCTTGCGGATCTGGAGCGGCTGGTGACGTCCGAGAACCAGATGCTGCCGTTCGAGCCGCCGAGCCTCGTCAAGCTGCTCGGAGCCAAGGGAGAGCCGACCCTCGGCGGCGTGCTGGCCGCCAATCTGTCCGGCCCGCGCCGCGTGCGCGCCGGGGCGGCCCGCGACCACCTGCTGGGCTTCTCCGCGGTCAGCGGCCGCGGCGAGGTCTTCAAGGCCGGGGGCAAGGTGGTGAAGAACGTCACCGGCTATGACCTCTCCAAGCTGATGGCCGGCTCCTGGGGAACGCTGGCGGTGCTGACCGAGGTGACCATCAAGGTGCTGCCGCGGGCCAAGACCGAGGCGAGCCTGCTGGTCTTCGGCCTCGACGACCGACGGGCGATCCAAGCCATGTCGCGGGCGCTGAACGCGCCGGTCGAGGTCTCGGGCGCGGCGCACCTGCCCCTCGCGGTCGCCGCCCGGCCGCCGCTCGCGGCCCAGATGCCGGTGACAGTGCTCAGGCTCGAAGGTTTCGAGGCCTCGGTCGCCGCGCGGGTGGAGAGCCTGGCCGAGGCTCTGCGCGAATTCGGCCGGGTCGACCGGCTCGATGCGGAGCACTCGCGCGAGTTCTGGGCCCAGGTGCGCGAGGTGGATGCCTTCCAGGCCGACCCGCGCCCGCTGTGGCGCGTCTCGGTCCCGCCGGCCGCCGGCTGGCGTATCGGCGAGGCCCTCTCCGACGTGGTGTACGACTGGGGCGGCGGGCTCGTCTGGGCGCTGTCCGACGATGCTTCGGCGGTGCGCCGGGCGGCCCGTTCGGCCGGCGGCCACGCCACTCTCTATCGCGGCCAGGCCGAGGCGACCGCGTTCGAGCCGCTGGACGGCGCGCTCGCGGCCCTGACGGCGCGGGTCAAGGCGGCGTTCGATCCGCAGGGGATCCTCAATCCCGGCCGGACGGGGATCTGACCATGCGCACCCACTTCAGCCCAGAACAGCTCGCCGATCCCGACTACGCCCGGAGCCAGCAGGCGCTGCGCAAATGCGTGCACTGCGGCTTCTGCACGGCCACCTGCCCGACCTATGTGCTGACCGGCGACGAGCGTGACAGCCCGCGCGGCCGCATCGAGCTGATCCGCACCATGCTGGAGAAGGGCGGGCGCCCGACCAAGGAGATGGTCACCCACGTCGACCGCTGCCTGTCGTGCCTGGCCTGCACCACCACCTGCCCGTCGGGCGTCGACTACGCCCAGCTGATCGGCCACGCC is a window encoding:
- a CDS encoding acyl-CoA dehydrogenase family protein, producing the protein MSETFPEIRDAVRKLCARFPGQYWRELDRERAYPTEFVRALTEAGFLSVLIPEEYGGSGLGLRAATAVLEEIHRSGCNGGACHAQMYTMGTILRHGSPAQKEAYLPKIATGELRLQAFGVTEPDAGTDTTRITTFAKKVGDKYVVSGRKIWISRAEHSDLMVLLCRTTPRDQAKKPSDGMSVLIVDMKQAVGAGLTIRPVRTMLNHATTELFFEDLEVPAENLVGEEGKGFKYILDGMNAERILIASECIGDARFFIDRASAYAKERKVFGRQIGENQGVQFPIARAYVQMTAAAHMVDDAAAKFEAGVPCGAEANMAKLTASEASWYAADMCLQTHGGFGFAEEFDIERKFRETRLYQVAPISTNLILSHVATHVLDLPKSF
- a CDS encoding carboxyl transferase domain-containing protein translates to MRKLATTVDPSADGFATNEKVNRALVEELRQRAGEAALGGPKASRDRHESRGKLLPRDRVMRLLDPGAPFLEVGQLAAFGMHDDEAPAAGIITGIGRVSGREVMIVANDATVKGGAYYPITVKKHLRAQEIALQNRLPCVYLVDSGGANLPHQAEVFPDREHFGRIFYNQARMSAEGIAQIACVMGSCTAGGAYVPAMSDETVIVKGQGTIFLGGPPLVKAATGEVISAEELGGADTHGRRSGVVDHVANDDEHALSIVRSIVANLNTVKRVDLDLAEARPPAYDPEELYGIVPTDVRAPYEVREVIARIVDGSEFHEFKPLYGTTLVTGFARIWGYPVAILANSGVLFSESALKGAHFIELACQRKIPLVFLQNISGFMVGGKYEAGGIAKDGAKLVTAVASANVPKFTVLIGGSFGAGNYGMCGRAYSPRFLWTWPNSRISVMGGEQAASVLATVHRDAGKWSPEEEEAFKAPVRQKYEDEGNPYFATARLWDDGVIDPAQTRDVLGLSISASLNAPVPETRFGVFRM
- a CDS encoding DUF3667 domain-containing protein, producing the protein MGLGAPELDAATADAIAGEIGRASKHALPPGTPCPNCGTPLQGPWCHACGQKGEAFHRSIWHLAAEAVEGLTHFDGRFWQTLPRLFLKPGQLTRDYLDGHRASQIPPFRLFLVVLLLVFFAGGLNLGASHQKFKLATLGDPQVQAKLTPEQKANLESALGEKATHLQAKDINLDITADKGTNAYWTAKVKHALEDPEALMTAVEQWGHRFAVLMLPVAALLLTLAFAFKKDVYVFDHLIFSMHSLSFQGLLVTAGFLLGMLTDAAWQILWLAPVHLFFHMRGTYRSGVVGTLARMTFLFFGSSVAVAVLIGALVMVGLATMH
- a CDS encoding acetyl/propionyl/methylcrotonyl-CoA carboxylase subunit alpha — encoded protein: MFKSLLVANRGEIAVRVFATARRLGLSTVAVYSEADAEALHVREADAAVCIGPAAARESYLVPEKIIAAAKAAGAEAIHPGYGFLSENVEFAEAVTAAGLIWVGPPPAAIRAMGLKDAAKALMDKAGVPVTPGYLGEDQSPETLAREAARIGFPVLIKAVAGGGGKGMRRVDRAEDFADALTSARREAKAAFGDDRVLLETYVTRPRHIEVQVFADSTGETVHLFERDCSLQRRHQKVIEEAPAPGMDEATRAAVTAAAVKAAQAVGYVGAGTVEFIADASEGLKPDRIWFMEMNTRLQVEHPVTEMVTGLDLVEWQLRVAAGEPLPLRQDEIRLTGHAVEARLYAEATAGGKFLPSTGRLEHFRLPVSVRVDPGVEEEGEVTPFYDPMIAKLIAYAPTREGAITELCEACDEVEVFPVKTNAGFLGRCLESPDFIAGDVDTGFIERNLDTLTAEPEPSAAALSAAAGGAMLAVEDAVAEPQPSPWRELAGFRLNAEPANAVRLFLNGRSVMARAAEDLQPRSVLITDDNHIVVFEAGEAFAFSDHPPSADAAEGGDGEAQVRAPMPGKVTAVQVKAGDQVTKGQTLLTLEAMKMEYALAAPFDGKVAELSAAVGAQVVEGAVLAVLESA
- a CDS encoding AMP-binding protein, with the translated sequence MPELSYVSGVSDRPLIGQTIGAYFDAVAAGHPDRPALISRHQQIRWTYAELKDRVDAFAAGLLALGLEPGDRIGIWAANCWEWLVTQYATAKAGLILVNINPAYRTSEAEYALNKVACRALITAPSHKTSDYVGMLRELAPELAGAQPGRLAARRLPHLTLVITLGEAAHAGCLPFAEVLTAGGDQHRARLAEIGARLQFDDPINIQFTSGTTGFPKGATLSHHNILNNGFFVGEAIGLQPGEKLCAPVPLYHCFGMVMANLGCLTHAACVVYPAEAFEPLAVLQTVEAERCAVLYGVPTMFIAMLGHAEFGRFDLSSLRTGIMAGSPCPIEVMKEVVSRMHMPEVTIAYGMTETSPVSFQSSTDDPLERRVSTVGRIQPHLEVKVVDLEGRIVPRGEPGELCTRGYSVMLGYWDDPERTAEALDRAGWMHTGDLATIDEGGYCNIVGRIKDMVIRGGENIYPREIEEFLYRHPAVQDVQVVGVPDTRFGEELVAWIVVRPGAALTEDEVRAFCKDQIAHYKIPRYVKFVESFPTTVTGKVQKFAMREAMIAELDLVLEKTA